In Thermobaculum terrenum ATCC BAA-798, one genomic interval encodes:
- a CDS encoding polysaccharide deacetylase family protein — protein sequence MRSLGTSLQEAEVAARYPAGVFPRSVAREPASSQPPLVRPRAITLPVLMYHGFTSLAGEYEVPIPVFREQLDWLKSHGYRTVTLPQVYAYMFGRGRLPRKPVLITMDDGRLSQLAAIRELRKRGMRAVLFVMGGGNQLDWAQLRKIKYWGFEIESHTMTHPLHPPLTKLSSARLWYELYNSRRVLRQRLGVSARYLAYPGGAYDARVVRMARKAGYVGALGSWGGGRWTPAQRFSEPRMLVRGDLSVRAFGQLVRSMTSKPAESPGGGINP from the coding sequence ATGCGCAGCCTCGGCACCTCCCTCCAGGAGGCCGAGGTTGCTGCGAGGTATCCGGCAGGCGTCTTCCCGCGATCGGTGGCCCGGGAACCAGCGTCCTCGCAGCCGCCGTTGGTGAGGCCCAGGGCTATCACCTTGCCGGTGCTGATGTACCATGGTTTTACCTCTCTGGCGGGCGAGTACGAGGTACCCATCCCGGTGTTCCGCGAGCAGCTGGACTGGCTGAAGTCCCACGGCTACCGGACGGTGACGCTGCCCCAAGTGTACGCCTATATGTTCGGCAGGGGACGCCTGCCGCGCAAGCCCGTGCTCATCACCATGGACGATGGCCGGCTGAGCCAGCTGGCGGCGATCAGGGAGCTGCGGAAGCGCGGCATGCGAGCCGTGCTGTTCGTGATGGGCGGCGGCAACCAGCTGGATTGGGCGCAGCTGCGCAAGATCAAGTACTGGGGATTCGAGATCGAGTCGCATACGATGACGCACCCTCTGCACCCGCCGCTGACCAAGCTGTCCAGTGCCCGGCTATGGTACGAGCTGTACAACTCCCGCAGGGTGCTCAGGCAAAGGCTGGGGGTGAGCGCTCGCTACCTGGCGTATCCAGGGGGCGCGTACGACGCGCGAGTGGTGCGGATGGCGCGCAAGGCGGGCTATGTGGGCGCCCTGGGGTCGTGGGGAGGCGGGCGCTGGACGCCCGCGCAGCGCTTCTCGGAACCCAGGATGCTGGTCAGGGGCGACCTGTCCGTGCGGGCTTTCGGCCAGCTCGTAAGGAGCATGACGAGCAAGCCGGCCGAAAGCCCGGGAGGGGGGATAAACCCCTAG
- a CDS encoding MFS transporter, translating to MAQATTQHRRLAHIDYKWIALSNTTLGILMAALNGSIVLIALPDIFRGMGINPLAPGETTFLLWALMGYMVVTAVLLVTCGRISDMFGRVRLYNLGFAIFTLGSILLTFIQGRGNFAATQLIVYRLVQGVGGAFLFSNSTAILTDAFPPHERGMAMGVNQIASIGGGFVGLILGGVLAAINWRAVFLVSVPIGLLGTVWAYMMLHETSRRRANQRLDIPGNILFAIGLTVILIALSYAIMPYGSSNMGWTNPWVLGGLAVGLLMLVGFALVELRVPDPMFQVHLFGIRMFAMGNIAGFLASVARGGLQFMLIIWLQGIWLPLHGYSFERTPLWAGIYMLPLSMGFLLMGPLSGYLSDRYGSRLFTTLGMVITAAGFVGLTLLPANFSYPVFAGLILLLGLGMGMFSAPNTASIMNSVPPEYRGVASGMRATFQNAGNTLSITLIFSLVTAGLASKLPAALYGGLTSVGVPAKVAEGISHLPPTGALFAAFLGYNPMATLLPREVLDGLSAANRSKVLGKEFFPDMISGAFMHGVVVAFTICALISLGAAVFSLFRGGKYIYEVQEPDRYEAASLLATDTIPD from the coding sequence ATGGCACAGGCTACCACACAGCATAGGAGGTTGGCGCACATAGACTACAAGTGGATCGCCCTCTCCAACACCACGTTGGGCATACTGATGGCGGCCCTCAACGGCAGCATCGTGCTCATAGCGCTGCCGGACATCTTCAGGGGCATGGGGATCAACCCTCTGGCGCCCGGGGAGACCACCTTCCTGCTGTGGGCCCTCATGGGTTACATGGTGGTCACGGCGGTGCTGCTGGTGACCTGTGGGCGCATATCCGACATGTTCGGGCGGGTGCGCCTGTACAACCTGGGCTTCGCTATCTTCACCCTCGGATCCATCCTGCTGACCTTTATCCAGGGCCGCGGGAACTTCGCCGCCACCCAGCTGATCGTCTACAGGCTCGTCCAGGGTGTGGGGGGCGCCTTCCTGTTCTCCAACTCCACCGCGATCCTCACCGACGCCTTCCCCCCTCACGAGAGGGGCATGGCGATGGGCGTGAATCAGATCGCCAGCATAGGCGGAGGCTTCGTAGGGCTCATACTCGGCGGCGTCCTGGCGGCCATCAACTGGCGGGCCGTCTTCCTGGTGAGCGTGCCCATAGGGCTCCTGGGGACCGTGTGGGCGTACATGATGCTCCACGAGACCTCCCGCCGCAGGGCCAACCAGCGGCTGGACATCCCCGGCAACATCCTGTTCGCCATCGGCCTGACGGTCATACTCATCGCGCTCAGCTACGCGATCATGCCCTACGGCAGCTCCAACATGGGCTGGACCAATCCCTGGGTGCTGGGGGGCCTGGCGGTGGGGCTCCTGATGCTCGTGGGCTTCGCCCTGGTCGAGCTGCGGGTGCCGGACCCGATGTTCCAGGTCCACCTGTTCGGGATCAGGATGTTCGCGATGGGCAACATCGCCGGCTTCCTCGCGTCGGTCGCCAGGGGCGGCCTCCAGTTCATGCTGATCATCTGGTTGCAGGGGATATGGCTACCGCTGCACGGCTACAGCTTCGAGCGGACCCCGCTGTGGGCCGGCATATACATGCTCCCCCTGTCGATGGGGTTCCTCCTGATGGGGCCTCTGAGCGGCTACCTCTCGGACCGCTACGGCTCACGGCTCTTCACCACGCTCGGCATGGTGATCACCGCCGCGGGTTTCGTGGGGCTCACGCTCCTGCCGGCCAACTTCAGCTACCCGGTGTTCGCCGGCCTCATCCTGCTGCTGGGGCTGGGCATGGGGATGTTCTCCGCGCCCAACACGGCCTCGATCATGAACTCCGTGCCCCCAGAGTACCGGGGCGTCGCCAGCGGCATGAGGGCCACGTTCCAGAACGCGGGCAACACGCTGTCGATCACGCTGATCTTCTCCCTAGTCACCGCGGGCCTGGCGTCCAAGCTGCCGGCCGCGCTGTACGGCGGGCTGACCTCCGTGGGCGTCCCCGCCAAGGTGGCCGAGGGCATCTCCCACCTGCCGCCCACCGGCGCACTCTTTGCTGCCTTTCTAGGCTACAACCCCATGGCGACGCTCCTGCCGAGGGAGGTGCTGGACGGGCTGTCGGCCGCCAACCGCTCCAAGGTGCTCGGCAAGGAGTTCTTCCCCGACATGATCTCGGGCGCCTTCATGCACGGCGTGGTAGTGGCCTTCACTATCTGCGCCCTGATATCCCTGGGGGCTGCCGTGTTCTCCCTCTTCCGAGGGGGCAAGTACATCTACGAGGTACAGGAGCCCGACCGCTACGAGGCGGCGAGTCTCCTGGCAACCGACACGATCCCCGACTAG
- a CDS encoding RraA family protein, translated as MEAEPFELRQLYRYLRVVDVSDAMDGIGYFDRGLVSPQIRPLWPGMRFWGVAFTVRCVPARRPMWALGSTQEIIKAHGIWFREVEHPSMEGLIRPGHVVVMDTGGAGEVGFWGSANSLEVISQGAVGIVTDGYCRDTRELELERVPICARGRGRTIIPGRIEVVEYGSRIGCGGVQVRPGDIVGADDDGVIVVPLEVAVEVARHAVGVLLADMRARRRLYERAGLAPDETVDHQAVEAYYRGLGVLS; from the coding sequence ATGGAGGCAGAGCCGTTTGAGCTGCGGCAGCTGTACAGGTACCTGCGTGTGGTGGACGTATCGGATGCGATGGATGGCATAGGGTACTTTGACCGGGGGTTGGTCTCGCCCCAGATCCGCCCGTTGTGGCCGGGGATGCGTTTCTGGGGGGTGGCCTTCACCGTGCGATGCGTGCCCGCCAGGCGCCCGATGTGGGCTCTGGGGAGCACGCAGGAGATCATCAAAGCCCACGGCATCTGGTTTAGGGAGGTGGAGCATCCCAGCATGGAGGGGCTGATCCGTCCGGGGCACGTGGTGGTGATGGACACCGGAGGGGCTGGGGAGGTGGGCTTCTGGGGGAGCGCCAACAGCCTGGAGGTGATCTCGCAGGGGGCTGTGGGGATAGTGACCGATGGGTACTGTCGGGACACGCGCGAGCTGGAGCTGGAGAGGGTGCCGATATGCGCGCGCGGCAGGGGCAGGACGATCATCCCGGGCAGGATCGAGGTGGTGGAGTACGGGAGCCGGATAGGGTGTGGCGGGGTGCAGGTGAGGCCCGGGGACATAGTGGGCGCGGACGACGATGGGGTGATAGTGGTGCCGCTGGAGGTGGCGGTGGAGGTGGCGCGGCACGCGGTGGGGGTGCTGCTGGCGGACATGAGGGCCAGGCGCAGGCTGTACGAGAGGGCTGGCCTTGCCCCCGACGAGACGGTGGACCACCAGGCGGTCGAGGCTTACTATCGAGGGCTGGGAGTGCTATCCTGA
- a CDS encoding MarR family winged helix-turn-helix transcriptional regulator — translation MPNILEEGALSTWDDRADRALRAYLRAVIFAEPVQLALLSKYGIKLFELRALRLIRDLEPVAISRLAEELGIARSTATGLVDRLEERGLVRRQSHERDRRSTTVQLTELGRQALEDRALLRESLPGKAILALAPQEQEQLAEVLEKLLSVLPDEGHHELQEATEGEDGTGYHTA, via the coding sequence TTGCCAAATATATTGGAGGAGGGAGCACTGAGCACCTGGGATGATCGGGCCGATCGGGCCCTGCGTGCCTACCTGCGAGCGGTGATATTTGCCGAGCCCGTGCAGCTGGCCCTGCTGAGCAAGTACGGCATCAAGCTGTTCGAGCTGAGAGCCCTCCGCCTGATACGAGACCTCGAGCCAGTGGCTATCAGTCGCTTGGCGGAGGAGCTAGGTATAGCGCGCTCCACTGCAACGGGCCTGGTGGACAGGCTGGAGGAGAGAGGACTAGTACGCCGACAGAGCCACGAAAGAGATAGAAGATCTACCACTGTACAGCTTACCGAGCTCGGCAGGCAGGCGCTGGAGGACAGGGCCCTGCTCCGGGAAAGCCTCCCAGGCAAGGCGATCCTCGCCCTGGCCCCCCAGGAGCAGGAGCAGCTGGCCGAGGTCCTGGAGAAGCTGCTGAGCGTGCTCCCCGATGAAGGTCACCATGAGTTGCAAGAGGCTACGGAGGGAGAAGATGGCACAGGCTACCACACAGCATAG